TCAGCGGTATTCCAACGGGGACAAAAAAATCTATCTCATGCTGCATATCAATCATCCCCGGGAGTTAACCCGCCAGAGTCGTCAGGCTTTGAAGATTTTACGGCAATCCGGTGCAGCCCTCGTCAATCAAACACCAATGATCCGTGGTGTAAATGATCATCCCCAGGTTTTGGCAGATCTTTTTCTTCAGCTGAATATGCTGGATGTCCCCCCGTATTATATTTTCCAGTGCCGGCCAACACTGGGGAATAAAACCTTTGCCGTTCCCATTGCCGAAGGTTGGAATATTTTGGAACAGGCAAAGGACAGGGTTTCCGGACTTGGACGCAGGGCACGGCTGGTAATGTCCCATAAGACCGGCAAAATTGAAATTCTCGCTGTTACGCCGGAACATACAGTGATGAAATATCACCGGAATGCTGACCCTGCAAACCGGTCTAAAGTGATGATCTATAAAACAAACCCTGAAGCCTTCTGGCTGGATGACTTTGAGGAGTATAAAGCCTGGCTGAAACAGGAAGGACTCGAAGGGGATACGGATCCATATACGTATTGGTGAGAGTGATGAATTGAATGATAAATGATGAATGATGAATGATGAATTGAATGATGAATTCTTAAATTTCCATTCTCAATTCTCCATTCTCAATTTTCAATTTTCAATTTTCCATTCTCAATTCATGAAAAAGAGCGTCAGGATTCACCATGAAAGCAGGGCAAGAATGATAAGAAATACACAAACCATTCGTGTTTTTGCACCGGCAACCGTGGCAAATGTTTCCTGCGGTTTTGATGTTTTTGGGTTTGCAGTCCATGAGCCGGGTGATGAGGTGTTTCTCACACTTCGGAATACACCGCGTGTAAAGATCCTGTCAATCCATGGAGACAAGGGATTACTTTCGGTGGATCCTGAGAAAAACACAGCTGGTGTTGCAGCTCAGGCATTTCTGAATGCCTATGCACCTGATGCCGGGGTTGACATCGAACTATTTAAAGGATTGCCTATTGGAAGCGGTCTGGGTTCTAGTGCCGCCAGTGCGGCAGCTGTTCTTTTTGGTTTAAATCGCTTATTGGGACATCCTGCCGATGGTAAAGCCCTTTTGGAATTTGGGCTTCAATCTGAAAAATCCGCCTGCGGTTCAGCCCATGGTGATAATGTAATACCCTCCCTCCTGGGGGGATTTATCCTGATTCGAAGTTATCATCCTCTGGATATCCGGCACCTGCCTATCCCTGAGGATTTATACTGCACGCTGGTTTTTCCACAGGTTGAAATTGAAACCCGAAAAGCCCGGGAATTGATCCCCAAATCCATCCCTCTTGAAACAGCTGTAAGGCAGTGGGGTAATACGGCGGGACTGGCAGCCGGATTTTGTTTGTCTGATTATGATTTAATTGCCCGTTCCATGGAGGATTTGATTGCCGAACCGGTCCGGGCTACTCTCATTCCACAATATCACCTTGTGACAAAATCTGCACAGGATGCCGGTGCTCTGGGATGTGGTATTTCCGGGTCAGGACCGACTGTTTTTGCCCTCTCGAAGGGTAAAGAAACAGCTCAAAAGGTCAGGGAAGCGATGAGATCGGTCTATGAGAAATCTCATGTGTCATATCAAACGTGGGTGTCACCCCTTAACCCCGAAGGACCGCGCATCGTATAAAAAGGGTTACATAAGGTATGAAATTTTACAGTACAAAAAACAAATTACTGAGGGTCAGCCTGAAAGAAGCCGTGCTAACTGGTATGCCACCGGACCATGGGCTCTATATGCCCGAAACCGTCCCAACTTTAACCCCGGAGTTTTTAAAACGTGTTCCAGATCTCCCTTTTCAAGAATTAGCCTTTGAACTTGCTCGATATTTTGTGGATGGAGAAATCAGCGATGATAAGCTGATAGATCTTGTTAGCGATGCCTTTCCCTTTGATGCACCTCTTGTGCCTCTTTCTGATCATATTTACGCACTTGAACTTTTTCATGGGCCAACCCTGGCATTCAAAGATTTTGGCGCCCGGTTCATGTCCAGACTCATGGCCCTTTTTACACAAAACCTTTCAAAAGAACTTAAAATCCTTGTGGCCACATCTGGTGACACGGGAAGTGCTGTGGCAAACGGATTTTTTAATGTTCCGGGTATTCGGGTCTATGTTTTGTATCCTGCCGGAAAAGTCAGTGAGATTCAGGAAAAACAAATGGCAACCCTGGGTAAAAATGTCATTGCCCTGAAAGTTCACGGCGTGTTTGATGATTGCCAGGCTCTGGTGAAAAAAGCGTTGGCAGATAAAAAATTGCGTGAGTCTTTTGTGATTAGTTCGGCGAATTCCATCAATATTGCCCGCCTGATACCCCAGATATTTTACTATTTCTATGCCTGGGCACAATTACCTGAAACAAAGAGGGATAAACTGGTTATGTCAGTCCCCAGTGGAAATTTTGGGAATCTTACAGCTGGACTGATAGCCAAACAGATGGGGCTCCCGGTTGACCGATTTGTGGATGCCGCCAACAGGAATGATGTGGTACCTGAATATCTGCAAACCGCCCGTTTCAATCCACGCCCTTCAGTACAGACGATTTCCAGTGCCATGGATGTGGGCAATCCCAGTAATTTCGACCGGATTCTGGATCTGTATGGTCACTCCCATAAAGCGATGATACGGGATATCTGGGGAAAAGCATATTCCGATGAAGAAACACGGGACAAAATACGTGAAACCATTGAAAATACAGGATATCTCTGTGATCCACACGGGGCCGTGGGACTCCTGGGTCTTCAAGAATATTTGGAACATGTGGATAACACTGCTACGGGTATCTTTTTGGAAACAGCCCATCCCGCAAAATTCAAACCGGTGGTAGAGGAAATTATCGGAAAGGAAATCTCTCTCCCTGAACGGTTGTCAGAGTGCCTGGAAAAACCCCTGCTATCCGTTCCTATGGAAAACGATTATGAGGCATTTTTTGGGGTAGTAACGCGTAACGAGTAACGAGGGGGGTGTGTGGGTCAATTGACAGTTCCATTTTTGGTAGAGAGCTGACACGAGCATACTTCGATCCTTCGACAAGCACTTCGATTTCGCTCAGTGATCAGTCAGCTTAGTAACCGTGCCTGTTTCAGCCTGGATAATTTTGAGAACATCAATGAACCCACCCAACCAAATTCATAACTCATCATTCATCATTCATCATTCAATTCATCATTCATCATTCAATTCATCATTCATCATTCAATTCATCATTCATCATTCATCATTCATCATTCATCATTATTTCATGTAACTTGTCGCATATCATATCATCTTAAAATCTGATTCACATGGAGATATGACTCGAAGATGGATAATTTTTGGTTAGCCTTTGGTTTGACCCTGATTGCAGGGATGGCGACAGGTATCGGCAGTGTTATAGCTTTTACAGCCAAACGGACCAATTACCGTTTTCTTTCAATATCCACAGGATTTTCAGCCGGTGTGATGCTTTATGTATCTTTTGTTGAAATTTTTTATAAGGGATTTGATGCCTTAGGCGAAGCCTATGGGGAAAATTTGGGATCGTGGGTTAATACGGCTGCTTTTTTCAGTGGTATCTTTCTGATAGCCCTCATTGACAATCTCATTCCTTCCATTGAAAACCCACACGAACCTTTTGACGAGCGTGCAACGGCCCCTCTCCATGATCCGAATGCTGAATTGCCGGATCTGAAAGAAGTGACCCGGGGTGGAGTGGACGAAGAAACCCCGGACCATATCCATCATATTCATCATACCCACCTTTTAAGACTCGGCTTGTTTACTGCATTGGCTATTACGATTCACAATTTTCCCGAAGGGCTGGCAACCTTTTTATCTGGATTGAAGGATCCTCAACTGGCTGTTGCCATTACTGTTGCTATTGCCCTCCATAACATCCCCGAAGGCATTAGTGTATCCGTCCCCATTTTTTATGCCACGGGAAACCGTAAAAAAGCATTTTTCTACTCATTTATGAGTGGACTGGCTGAACCGGTAGGCGCTGTGATTGCCTATGTAGGAATCCGTTTTTTTCTTGCCGGTGATTCAGGAGAAATTCCTTCTCAAATCATGGGAATCCTTTTTGCTGCCGTGGCCGGTATTATGGTCTATATCAGCCTGGATCAACTTTTACCCACCAGCAGAGCCTACGGGAAAGGACATGATAGCCTTTTGGGTCTTATGGGAGGGATGATTGTAATGGCGTTGAGTCTTTTATTGATGAATTAAGAATTGATGAATTGATAATTGAGAATTGAGAATTGAGAATTGAGAATTGGGTTTTATAATTGTATTTGTTGATATTTGTTAATTTGTAAATTGGATACATCATTAGATTTAGATAATATATTTTAAATACTATAATATTGGTTAGTTTTTTGATTTTTACTATAATTCGCTATGAAAAAAAATATTCTTAAAGAAAAAACGTTTCAATTTTCTCTTGAAATTTTTAAAACTGCCAAATACTTAATGGATGTAAAAAAAGAATTTATAATTTCACGACAATTGCTAAGATCAGGGACTTCGATTGGTGCAAATGTTGAAGAATCACAAGAGGTATTAACAAAAAAAGAATTTATATATAAGTTGACCATAGCTTTAAGAGAAGCAAAAGAAACCCATTATTGGCTAAGGCTACTAAATGCTTTAGAAAAAGAATCAACAACTTATACATCATTACTGCAATCTTGTGAGGAAATTATAAAAATTTTAAATTCAATTATTATAACAACAAAGAAAAGATACTTGTCCTAAAATTGAAAATTATTGAAAAAAAAGTAAAAGTGAAATTCTTTCCAAACGCAAAAGCATCCCCCCGTTCTCCATTGTCAATTCTCAATTATCAATTATCAATTCACTCATAATCCCCGCTGCCGTGACTTTCGCACCGGCTCCAGGCCCCTGGATAACCAGGGGATTTTCATGATAACGTTTTGTTGTAAATATGATGGCATTATCACTGCCTTTCAGACCGGCAAACGGGTGATTCGAATCAATTTCTGTCAACTCAATGTTTCCTTTACCGTTCTTATAGGTTCCGATGTAACGTAAAAGCCGTTTGTTTTTTGCAGCGCTCAGGCGTGCTTCTTCAAATTGTGGATCGTAATCTTTCAGGATGGTGTAGGTTTCGTCTACGGTTGCTGCTTCAAAACATGCTACTGGGAGGAGTGGGTCAATCCGGATATCTTCAAGATTCACGACTTCGCCGCATTCACGCATGAGCAGTAACAGTTTCCGTGCAAAATCAAGGCCGTTCAGATCATTTCGGGGATCAGGCTCGGTAAAGCCCTTTTCCTGAGCTTCCCGGATGACCTCACTGAATGTCTTTTCACCGGATTGAAAGGTATTGAAAAGATAACTGAGGGTGCCACTGAGAATGGCTTCAATTTTTAGGACCGTGTCTCCGGTTTCCAAAAGACTCTTCAGGGTCCGTAGGACCGGAAGTCCGGCTCCCACATTGGTCTCGTAACGGAAAAAGAGCCCTTTATTCCGGCTGAGTGACTGCAAGGTTTGATAACCATCATAATCTCCTGTATTGGCGATTTTATTGGCAGCTACAATCGATACGCC
This window of the Candidatus Neomarinimicrobiota bacterium genome carries:
- a CDS encoding homoserine kinase, whose translation is MIRNTQTIRVFAPATVANVSCGFDVFGFAVHEPGDEVFLTLRNTPRVKILSIHGDKGLLSVDPEKNTAGVAAQAFLNAYAPDAGVDIELFKGLPIGSGLGSSAASAAAVLFGLNRLLGHPADGKALLEFGLQSEKSACGSAHGDNVIPSLLGGFILIRSYHPLDIRHLPIPEDLYCTLVFPQVEIETRKARELIPKSIPLETAVRQWGNTAGLAAGFCLSDYDLIARSMEDLIAEPVRATLIPQYHLVTKSAQDAGALGCGISGSGPTVFALSKGKETAQKVREAMRSVYEKSHVSYQTWVSPLNPEGPRIV
- the thrC gene encoding threonine synthase, with product MKFYSTKNKLLRVSLKEAVLTGMPPDHGLYMPETVPTLTPEFLKRVPDLPFQELAFELARYFVDGEISDDKLIDLVSDAFPFDAPLVPLSDHIYALELFHGPTLAFKDFGARFMSRLMALFTQNLSKELKILVATSGDTGSAVANGFFNVPGIRVYVLYPAGKVSEIQEKQMATLGKNVIALKVHGVFDDCQALVKKALADKKLRESFVISSANSINIARLIPQIFYYFYAWAQLPETKRDKLVMSVPSGNFGNLTAGLIAKQMGLPVDRFVDAANRNDVVPEYLQTARFNPRPSVQTISSAMDVGNPSNFDRILDLYGHSHKAMIRDIWGKAYSDEETRDKIRETIENTGYLCDPHGAVGLLGLQEYLEHVDNTATGIFLETAHPAKFKPVVEEIIGKEISLPERLSECLEKPLLSVPMENDYEAFFGVVTRNE
- the zupT gene encoding zinc transporter ZupT → MDNFWLAFGLTLIAGMATGIGSVIAFTAKRTNYRFLSISTGFSAGVMLYVSFVEIFYKGFDALGEAYGENLGSWVNTAAFFSGIFLIALIDNLIPSIENPHEPFDERATAPLHDPNAELPDLKEVTRGGVDEETPDHIHHIHHTHLLRLGLFTALAITIHNFPEGLATFLSGLKDPQLAVAITVAIALHNIPEGISVSVPIFYATGNRKKAFFYSFMSGLAEPVGAVIAYVGIRFFLAGDSGEIPSQIMGILFAAVAGIMVYISLDQLLPTSRAYGKGHDSLLGLMGGMIVMALSLLLMN
- a CDS encoding four helix bundle protein, translated to MKKNILKEKTFQFSLEIFKTAKYLMDVKKEFIISRQLLRSGTSIGANVEESQEVLTKKEFIYKLTIALREAKETHYWLRLLNALEKESTTYTSLLQSCEEIIKILNSIIITTKKRYLS